From one Mya arenaria isolate MELC-2E11 chromosome 4, ASM2691426v1 genomic stretch:
- the LOC128232840 gene encoding LOW QUALITY PROTEIN: uncharacterized protein LOC128232840 (The sequence of the model RefSeq protein was modified relative to this genomic sequence to represent the inferred CDS: inserted 1 base in 1 codon) — protein sequence MEAEEGDAMLGEHFVQSLSRQLPVYQQDTNLGEGSLSVNQGRVPAGGYYSVSHNPSTMAPPSHQHHVNMHTSSNALYQGPLSPNSIPQNLTKSQTQAEVSASHTKSDLAQKIALLPLGNSGTDFLPVRWGHLAANLPNLAARLASPRGDNSSPQPLILNTSTAGLLRKHLGETEFLSSNQFEHYSENYLGNKELSQSLDIHDMGNEARTSDKDIFNNPSVSEYAYSLMSSSVQENTNIPVYKSKLEKAIAQNQLSKLKAETQSQLSHLVKSSAKESIDSTNALENVLTASSGISGSLLFKKYSDSASRLNDFPNVNEPTESIQTQIQQMPLSSITRNIEIKQIKKPALMKKQLAIQPKPPSNPLVAPVVEPAETYHILRSEPPAAASEPEPVYLYVTRPDVPKEQPPPIITEKKYNDYGLASDILKNLWKLREEGKYCDAVLFCGKNFVRAHRLVLLASSPELQKKSADCSESELKLVLPEGIQEESVEAFLAFLYNGNITLTVDNVQQIYRIALIFSIDAVVRYCYDFCKEAKLGHLIISVPYLETAVHVHLDRVRMDETNLVAKRKLDAAKKKSRMQTVDNLKSPVKQEVMSKTNDSNKGSANIDTISEKSSQVTKQRNETSGIQSLGHADTNEALSDSPNAVQKITDVHTCVKDKTSTQFYSDGNILKEMNSSDIDWHTNDPSQSNIPIRKRGRNRKVGQGVPTSLETATVMEETNNTIAKHVETASSNNITVNNADTSIANLEYDVPLVDKMIVDGDLNQSLGMKSKDQMGNERVEGNMKQRLKKDYTLRRRKDKSSDKQDISKVSATFKPIADTQANNDTIEGVGKELSHDFTLFPDPLVTGKLDEDELRKSDNLCEVIEERTVATDNETTVSRFRKRPSNISLLEAAEQKKAKSNDTSALFITSTSSSKKPKAKGRKSPKSKPGTSVNQVQAHNPDDLAALNKNLQQKVQSDHGIEMIVDPVESYSKSLDGLKDYEGVGQNKVVSTIDGTHLDLESTGFEPQTKKGIPKKIETAEKTTYTSPPKKARNRKYTVDSFDVMDKVLMRQPPKKRTKEIREMMKNESSTTDQEQNIASRTSLARLAKTEGKDTRVKTVKKTRKYKESQPSTQVHMCHPQLIAEKVAELDMTAPKAINLKIYRCCFCDRAFLIAKRALVHIISTHEISLEECINYVNIEDKNAPXKDAQVCDICDYKTKKSGMYYVHFHKYFRHNVPLPKGWEPYRCDLCKKEFFTKFQLREHKLIHFDDHPFICETCGSKFKTRTAWNSHTFHKHNTEKRFKCPECPKSFKTMTKLKVHTRVHSGVKPFLCPKQGCIYRSTTRGNMKLHLTSKHKLQAGVVMSLMEALKPSEPEEGEEIAGEPDSDPDPNTSEIPGSNIQRKSKSLADTEGPTLPLEILVFSEGNDPHANSEMVAGNRADIPVSSFQQMDVSQQNKMMNDASIRELSEFNTGMQVNAAGDSSIERNVSLIIQDMARYMSQSDYAELRKHNEELSMSSARIESLKYSKAVTEPHKIIDPNSREARMFLKEALEHPEHRQLLKNAIYNSGGHFEDSTNVDQQSHPDTAVLHQSQVPFQESDNLVIDMQADSPEPSESQNIQNTISTTLQRLRNSYQYREAGGGAQLASEPNVAEMLHSITAQGQVQDMTVQGENLTVHGHGQVLGGNSLQEYSQRSTSPPAYSHTSHSLVAMARQETDLVPCADVPIDCVSQQGGQGHVQGDQQILPGAVFSGIAPQATATGQFNSDGNLYEGYYQEQYDIENY from the exons ATGGAAGCTGAGGAGGGAGATGCGATGCTGGGGGAACATTTTGTCCAGTCTCTCTCCAGGCAACTACCAGTCTATCAGCAAGACACAAACTTAGG TGAGGGGAGTCTGTCGGTGAACCAAGGGCGTGTCCCTGCTGGGGGCTACTACAGTGTATCCCATAACCCATCAACTATGGCCCCTCCCTCACACCAGCACCATGTCAATATGCACACATCCAGCAATGCTCTATATCAAG GACCTCTGAGCCCTAACAGTATTCCACAAAATCTAACCAAGTCTCAGACACAAGCTGAAGTGTCTGCTTCTCATACTAAGTCAGATTTGGCACAGAAAATAGCATTGCTGCCCCTGGGAAATTCAGGCACAGACTTCCTGCCTGTGAGATGGGGCCACTTGGCAGCTAACCTGCCAAACCTGGCGGCCAGACTGGCCTCTCccaggggagataactccagtcccCAGCCACTCATACTGAACACAAGCACAGCTGGGCTGCTGAGAAAACATCTTGGGGAAACAGAGTTCCTGTCTTCAAATCAGTTTGAACACTATAGTGAGAACTACCTTGGAAATAAAGAGCTTAGTCAGAGCCTTGATATTCACGATATGGGAAATGAAGCAAGAACTTCAGACAAGGACATTTTCAATAACCCTTCCGTGTCCGAATATGCATATTCTTTAATGTCTTCTTCAGTACAAGAGAATACAAACATTCCAGTGTATAAATCCAAGCTTGAGAAAGCCATTGCACAGAATCAACTGAGTAAGCTCAAAGCAGAGACCCAAAGTCAGCTTAGCCATTTAGTTAAATCTTCAGCAAAGGAGAGTATTGACAGTACAAATGCCCTAGAAAATGTGTTAACTGCATCATCTGGTATCAGTGGGTCATTGCTGTTTAAGAAGTATTCTGATTCAGCTTCAAGGCTTAATGATTTTCCAAATGTTAACGAGCCTACTGAGTCTATTCAAACACAAATCCAGCAAATGCCCCTCAGCAGCattacaagaaacattgaaataaaacagattaaaaaGCCAGCTTTAATGAAAAAGCAGCTTGCCATTCAGCCAAAGCCCCCTTCGAATCCCCTTGTTGCTCCTGTTGTTGAGCCAGCAGagacataccacatactaaGATCCGAGCCACCTGCAGCAGCTAGTGAACCGGAGCCTGTGTACCTGTATGTTACAAGACCTGATGTGCCTAAGGAACAGCCACCACCAATCATCACGGAGAAGAAGTACAACGACTATGGCCTGGCTTCTGATATTTTGAAGAACTTATGGAAACTTCGTGAGGAGGGAAAGTACTGTGATGCTGTCCTCTTCTGTGGCAAAAACTTTGTTAGG GCCCACAGACTGGTTCTCCTTGCCTCAAGCCCTGAGCTCCAGAAGAAGAGTGCTGACTGTAGTGAGTCCGAGTTGAAACTGGTTCTACCAGAGGGAATACAGGAAGAAAGTGTAGAGGCATTCCTGGCCTTCCTATACAATGGCAATATCACGCTTACTGTTGATAATGTGCAGCAAATATACAG aatAGCACTGATATTCAGCATTGATGCTGTGGTGCGTTACTGCTATGATTTCTGCAAGGAGGCTAAGCTTGGGCACCTGATTATCTCAGTGCCATACCTGGAGACCGCTGTACATGTACACCTGGATAGGGTCAGGATGGACGAGACAAACCTCGTAGCCAAAAGG aaattagATGCGGCAAAGAAGAAATCAAGAATGCAAACTGTTGACAATTTAAAATCACCTGTGAAGCAAGAAGTTATGAGTAAGACAAATGATTCCAACAAAGGTAGCGCAAATATAGATactatttcagaaaaaagtTCTCAAGTTACCAAGCAACGAAATGAAACCAGTGGTATTCAAAGTCTAGGCCATGCAGATACAAATGAAGCTCTTAGTGATTCACCAAATGCTGTACAGAAAATTACTGATGTGCATACTTGTGTTAAagacaaaacatcaacacaGTTTTACTCAGATGGAAATATTCTGAAAGAAATGAACAGTTCTGACATTGATTGGCATACCAATGACCCTTCTCAAAGCAACATCCCAATAAGAAAAAGAGGCCGGAATAGAAAGGTTGGACAGGGTGTCCCTACTTCATTGGAAACAGCAACTGTTATGGAAGAAACTAATAACACAATTGCAAAACATGTGGAAACCGCAAGTTCAAACAATATCACTGTCAACAATGCAGACACATCTATTGCAAATCTGGAATATGATGTTCCACTAGTTGACAAAATGATTGTTGATGGAGATTTGAATCAATCACTGGGCATGAAAAGCAAGGATCAAATGGGCAATGAAAGAGTAGAAGGAAACATGAAACAACGTTTAAAGAAAGACTACACCTTACGTAGACGTAAAGACAAATCTAGTGACAAACAAGATATTAGCAAAGTTAGTGCTACTTTTAAGCCAATAGCAGATACTCAAGCAAACAACGATACCATAGAGGGCGTTGGCAAGGAATTATCACATGATTTTACATTGTTTCCTGACCCACTTGTAACAGGTAAACTTGATGAGGATGAATTAAGAAAATCAGATAATCTATGTGAAGTGATTGAGGAAAGAACCGTGGCTACTGACAATGAAACAACTGTTTCAAGGTTCCGAAAAAGACCATCAAATATCAGCCTTCTTGAGGCTGCAGAACAAAAAAAAGCCAAGTCGAATGACACCAGTGCTTTGTTTATCACTAGCACTAGCAGCAGTAAGAAGCCAAAAGCAAAGGGAAGGAAATCTCCGAAGTCAAAACCCGGCACCAGTGTTAACCAAGTACAAGCTCACAACCCTGATGATTTAGCTGCCTTAAACAAAAATCTTCAGCAGAAAGTTCAAAGTGACCATGGAATAGAAATGATTGTCGACCCTGTTGAATCATATTCAAAGTCCCTTGATGGCCTGAAAGATTATGAAGGAGTAGGTCAGAATAAAGTTGTTTCTACCATTGATGGGACACATCTTGATCTTGAAAGCACAGGCTTTGAACCACAAACTAAGAAGGGAATACCTAAAAAGATAGAAACAGCAGAAAAGACTACCTATACGTCACCTCCTAAAAAGGCTAGAAATAG gAAATACACAGTTGACTCATTCGATGTAATGGATAAGGTGTTGATGAGACAGCCTCCAAAGAAGAGGACAAAAGAGATTAGGGAGATGATGAAGAATGAAAGCAGCACAACAGATCAGGAACAGAACATTGCCTCACGAACATCACTTGCAAGGCTGGCAAAAACTGAGGGGAAGGATACTAGAGTGAAGACTGTCAAAAAGACGAGAAAGTACAAAGAGAGCCAACCTTCAACTCAAGTCCACATGTGCCATCCTCAGTTAATTGCTGAAAAGGTTGCTGAACTAGACATGACTGCCCCAAAGGCGATTAACTTGAAAATATACAGATGTTGTTTCTGTGACAGAGCATTTCTGATTGCAAAACGTGCACTCGTGCACATAATAAGTACCCATGAAATAAGTTTGGAAGAATGCATAAACTATGTTAACATTGAAGACAAAAATGCAC ACAAAGATGCTCAAGTTTGTGACATTTGTGATTATAAGACTAAGAAGAGTGGAATGTACTATGTTCACTTTCACAAGTACTTCAGACACAATGTCCCACTGCCAAAAGGTTGGGAACCATACAGATGTGACTTGTGTAAAAAGgaatttttcacaaaatttcaGCTACGTGAACACAAACTTATACATTTTGATGATCATCCGTTCATTTGTGAAACTTGTGggtcaaaattcaaaacaagaaCTGCATGGAATAGCCATACCTTCCATAAACATAATACAGAAAAGAGATTCAAATGTCCAGAATGCCCAAAATCATTTAAGACAATGACAAAGCTTAAGGTACACACAAGAGTTCATTCTGGCGTAAAGCCATTCCTATGTCCGAAACAAGGGTGCATTTACCGCAGTACCACCAGAGGTAATATGAAACTTCACCTAACATCCAAGCACAAACTTCAGGCAGGTGTGGTGATGAGTTTAATGGAAGCCTTGAAGCCTAGTGAGCCAGAAGAAGGGGAAGAAATCGCCGGAGAACCCGATTCTGACCCTGATCCAAATACCAGTGAAATCCCAGGCTCAAATATACAGAGAAAGTCAAAGAGTCTAGCTGATACCGAAGGTCCCACTCTACCATTAGAGATTTTGGTCTTTTCTGAAGGCAATGACCCTCATGCAAATTCAGAAATGGTTGCAGGCAATAGAGCCGATATTCCTGTTAGCAGTTTTCAGCAGATGGACGTTTCACAGCAAAACAAGATGATGAATGATGCAAGCATTAGAGAGTTATCTGAGTTTAATACTGGAATGCAAGTTAACGCAGCAGGTGATAGCAGCATAGAAAGGAATGTCAGCTTGATCATTCAAGATATGGCTCGTTATATGAGTCAAAGTGACTACGCAGAGCTACGAAAACACAACGAAGAGCTCAGCATGAGCTCTGCGCGTATAGAATCTTTGAAATATTCAAAGGCAGTGACTGAACcacataaaataattgatccAAACTCCAGAGAAGCacgaatgtttttgaaagaagCGCTAGAACACCCAGAGCATCGGCAGTTATTAAAGAATGCTATTTATAACAGCGGTGGACATTTCGAGGATTCCACAAATGTTGATCAGCAAAGCCATCCAGATACCGCTGTGTTGCATCAGTCACAAGTACCATTCCAAGAATCCGACAATTTAGTTATAGATATGCAAGCAGATTCACCAGAGCCAAGTGAAAGTCAAAATATACAGAATACTATCAGTACGACCCTGCAGCGCCTTAGAAATAGTTACCAGTACCGGGAGGCCGGCGGTGGCGCTCAGCTCGCCAGTGAGCCTAATGTAGCGGAAATGCTACACAGCATCACTGCTCAAGGCCAAGTGCAGGACATGACAGTTCAAGGTGAGAACCTGACAGTTCATGGTCATGGCCAAGTGCTGGGGGGAAACTCGTTACAAGAGTACTCACAGAGATCCACCTCGCCTCCAGCTTACAGTCATACCTCGCACAgcttggttgccatggcaaggCAAGAGACAGACCTCGTACCATGTGCAGACGTCCCGATTGACTGCGTTTCGCAGCAAGGTGGTCAAGGTCACGTGCAAGGAGATCAGCAGATTCTTCCAGGGGCAGTATTTTCCGGAATAGCACCTCAAGCGACAGCAACGGGACAATTCAATTCCGATGGAAATTTATACGAAGGGTATTACCAAGAGCAATATGACATCGAAAACTATTAG